In one bacterium genomic region, the following are encoded:
- a CDS encoding efflux RND transporter periplasmic adaptor subunit yields MKKRNKRILWIVILVVLAVVGLGAYQQQKNKNKPSAQVTVETAATRSLTATVSAEGTVEPVTKVKISAEIPGRITKLAVREGDVVKQGDFLVELDPEIYNSTLDAAKSSLKSARANKLKADADYKRISELVTRGMASQADLDGALAAAQLAEADLERAEAQERQARDNLRKTRLSSPMSGTISVLNKEVGELTLGSQFQEDVILVVADLSKMEVKSDVDENDIVSVKVGDTARVEIDAIPDMKFRGVVTDIAQSASSVTGTGDFGANISGTNFTVRVVLIDSVPGVRPGMSSTVDIETDYRTDALSVPIQSVAVRKKGEGEAVTLTRETEELSSRQMQEQVSAGVLDTTKLTKKDELETGVFIFAAGEAQWRPVKTGIAADRYIEILDGLSVGDSVITGPYRALARDMKNKDKVALEEKKKGDKDKKEQG; encoded by the coding sequence ATGAAGAAACGAAACAAGCGTATCCTGTGGATTGTTATACTGGTTGTTTTGGCTGTGGTTGGCTTAGGAGCCTACCAGCAGCAGAAAAACAAGAACAAGCCATCGGCACAGGTGACCGTTGAGACGGCCGCGACTCGCTCATTGACCGCCACTGTCTCCGCTGAAGGGACTGTGGAACCTGTTACAAAAGTGAAGATATCGGCCGAAATACCAGGTCGTATCACAAAACTTGCCGTTCGCGAAGGGGATGTCGTTAAGCAGGGCGATTTTCTGGTTGAACTCGATCCGGAAATCTACAATTCAACTCTGGATGCGGCAAAGTCGAGCTTGAAGTCTGCACGAGCCAACAAACTGAAGGCCGACGCGGATTACAAGCGCATTTCTGAACTGGTTACTCGCGGCATGGCCTCGCAGGCCGACCTGGACGGCGCGCTCGCGGCTGCTCAACTTGCCGAAGCAGATTTGGAGCGTGCCGAGGCACAAGAGCGCCAAGCGCGCGACAATTTGCGAAAGACGCGTCTAAGTTCTCCAATGTCCGGGACAATTTCCGTGCTGAATAAGGAAGTCGGTGAGCTGACTCTGGGGTCGCAATTTCAAGAAGACGTTATCTTGGTAGTTGCGGACCTGAGCAAGATGGAAGTCAAGTCCGATGTCGACGAGAATGACATTGTCTCGGTCAAAGTCGGAGATACCGCGCGAGTGGAGATAGATGCGATTCCCGACATGAAATTTCGCGGCGTAGTGACGGACATTGCGCAATCGGCATCATCGGTGACAGGCACTGGAGACTTCGGGGCAAACATCAGTGGGACAAACTTTACGGTGCGCGTGGTCTTGATAGACAGCGTTCCGGGAGTCCGTCCGGGGATGTCATCTACGGTGGACATTGAGACAGACTACCGTACAGATGCGCTCTCGGTTCCCATTCAGTCCGTTGCGGTCCGCAAGAAGGGGGAAGGAGAGGCCGTGACGCTGACACGCGAAACAGAGGAGCTTTCGTCCCGGCAGATGCAGGAGCAGGTCAGCGCAGGTGTTTTAGACACGACGAAGCTGACAAAAAAGGACGAACTGGAAACCGGCGTGTTCATCTTTGCTGCAGGCGAAGCCCAATGGCGGCCTGTCAAGACCGGAATTGCCGCTGACCGCTACATAGAGATTCTGGACGGACTATCGGTTGGAGACTCTGTGATTACGGGCCCATACCGCGCGCTGGCACGCGATATGAAGAACAAAGACAAGGTCGCACTCGAAGAGAAGAAGAAGGGCGACAAAGATAAGAAGGAACAGGGCTAA
- a CDS encoding ABC transporter permease, translated as MIRFFTELLNGLRIAFGALRANKLRAGLTTLGIVIGVMTVIMMVVIVMGLNKALRSQLDFLGAETVFVSRWDWNNHNWRDMIKRRDMELEYIDALRAESQEIEAVSPFYDQGMTVSYRAAQLSNVNVQGVSEDFFITNPKELAQGRVFTAAEVGRNAQVAVIGPDVANQLFPDQSPLGQTIKIGGWKFEVIGVTTKYGKVFGQSWDNFAVIPYGVFKKRFASRNSDGLTIIAKGQSADRIEELKWEVTGIMRRLRKLDPREVNDFGINSQSAILEQFNAMTAGVYAGGIIIGFISLLVGGIGIMNIMLVSVTERTAEIGLRKALGAKRWNIAWQFLIESAVICAIGGIVGVALAAVVSQAISNFLPTYMPIWVVVFGVLFSAIVGIFFGLYPSVKAAQLSPIEALRAE; from the coding sequence ATGATTCGATTTTTCACAGAACTGTTGAACGGCCTGCGCATCGCCTTTGGAGCATTGCGCGCGAACAAGCTGCGCGCGGGTTTGACGACGCTGGGCATCGTTATCGGCGTGATGACCGTGATCATGATGGTGGTCATCGTCATGGGACTGAACAAGGCACTCAGAAGTCAACTCGACTTTCTGGGAGCGGAAACCGTGTTCGTGTCGCGCTGGGACTGGAACAACCACAACTGGCGGGACATGATCAAGCGCCGCGACATGGAGCTTGAATACATTGACGCACTGCGCGCGGAATCGCAGGAAATCGAGGCCGTCTCGCCCTTTTACGATCAGGGTATGACCGTATCCTACAGAGCCGCTCAGCTCAGCAATGTCAATGTTCAGGGTGTCTCTGAGGACTTCTTCATCACGAATCCGAAAGAGCTTGCCCAAGGACGGGTCTTCACTGCAGCGGAAGTCGGACGTAATGCGCAAGTCGCGGTCATTGGCCCAGACGTCGCAAATCAACTCTTTCCTGATCAATCTCCACTGGGTCAAACAATCAAGATCGGCGGTTGGAAGTTTGAGGTGATCGGCGTCACAACAAAGTACGGAAAGGTGTTCGGTCAGAGTTGGGATAACTTTGCCGTGATCCCTTACGGCGTCTTTAAGAAGCGTTTTGCTTCGCGGAATTCGGACGGACTTACAATTATCGCAAAGGGCCAGAGTGCGGATCGCATTGAGGAATTGAAGTGGGAAGTGACGGGTATCATGCGCCGCTTGCGGAAATTGGATCCACGCGAGGTGAATGATTTCGGCATAAACTCGCAGTCGGCAATTCTTGAGCAGTTTAATGCTATGACCGCAGGAGTTTATGCGGGGGGGATAATCATCGGATTTATTTCGCTGCTCGTTGGCGGAATCGGAATCATGAACATCATGCTCGTCTCGGTGACGGAGAGAACGGCGGAAATTGGCTTGCGGAAGGCACTCGGTGCGAAGCGCTGGAACATCGCATGGCAGTTTCTGATAGAGTCGGCGGTCATCTGTGCCATAGGTGGGATTGTGGGCGTTGCGTTGGCGGCGGTTGTATCACAGGCTATCAGCAATTTCCTGCCGACATATATGCCGATTTGGGTTGTCGTGTTCGGCGTGCTCTTTTCGGCGATTGTCGGGATTTTCTTCGGACTCTACCCGAGTGTGAAGGCGGCGCAGCTTTCTCCTATCGAGGCGCTGCGCGCGGAGTAG
- a CDS encoding ABC transporter ATP-binding protein, which produces MIEIQDLSKVYDLGAVKVEALRNVSVNIQENDYVAIMGPSGSGKSTLMNLIGCLDTPTSGEYFLAGERVAGLTDRQLADIRNRRIGFVFQTFNLLPRASALQNVELPLVYAGESPSERRRRAKEALESVGLGDRMKHKPNEMSGGQRQRVAIARALVTNPSIILADEPTGNLDSKTGEEIMQLLERIYENGNTIILVTHEEDIARHARRIVRLRDGMIESDQSIPRAA; this is translated from the coding sequence ATTATCGAAATTCAAGACTTGAGCAAAGTCTACGATCTTGGTGCCGTCAAGGTCGAAGCATTGCGCAACGTCAGTGTGAATATTCAAGAGAACGATTACGTGGCGATCATGGGTCCTTCGGGCTCAGGGAAATCCACGCTGATGAACTTAATCGGCTGTTTGGATACTCCGACCAGCGGGGAGTACTTTCTGGCTGGCGAGCGGGTGGCCGGGTTAACCGACCGTCAACTCGCGGACATTCGCAACCGCCGCATAGGATTTGTCTTTCAGACTTTCAATCTCCTCCCTCGCGCGTCTGCGCTGCAAAACGTGGAACTCCCTCTCGTCTATGCAGGTGAATCCCCCTCGGAACGGCGCAGACGTGCGAAGGAGGCCTTGGAGTCTGTCGGGCTTGGCGACCGCATGAAGCATAAGCCTAATGAAATGTCGGGTGGTCAGCGGCAGCGGGTGGCGATCGCACGCGCGCTGGTGACCAACCCCTCCATTATTCTGGCCGACGAGCCGACGGGCAACCTCGATTCAAAAACCGGCGAAGAAATTATGCAGCTTCTCGAGCGCATCTATGAGAACGGCAACACGATTATTCTGGTGACACACGAGGAAGATATCGCGCGCCACGCCAGACGCATCGTTCGCCTGCGCGACGGCATGATCGAGTCGGACCAGTCTATTCCTCGAGCAGCTTAG
- a CDS encoding ABC transporter permease, producing MGHRLYKSLYSYWESFRMALEAMRAHKMRAFLTLIGVVIGVATIISMMTVLGGIKYKIDDAMLNSLGANVFQVQRYESEGGIQFGPRRRKWRPKIEASYASEIMERCPSVKAVGVESWTFGRRLTRGGVETNADHSIAGGSIEFAANNSRYLTLGRPVTQQDINSARRVIVLGYDAYKQLYFGADPLGSFVRVDGQKFEVIGVFEERGEMFGESQDRENWIPLSTFERIYGEKSVNLTVQAWDPTAYRKAQSEVIEAMRIIRGLRPGEENNFGMWTPDVLNKQFTEQTAWIGIAAFGICGISLLVAGIGIMNIMLVSVTERTREIGVRKALGGTRSSILRQFLIEATTLSLVGGAIGILLGYGVAIFINNYLNFPAPVPVWAVFLATIFCTAVGVGFGMWPAMKASRLDPIDALRYE from the coding sequence ATGGGCCACCGGCTATACAAGTCGCTGTATTCGTATTGGGAATCGTTTCGCATGGCTTTGGAAGCTATGCGCGCCCACAAGATGCGCGCTTTCCTCACGCTCATCGGAGTGGTCATCGGTGTGGCGACGATTATCTCTATGATGACGGTGCTTGGCGGGATCAAGTATAAGATTGACGATGCAATGCTCAATTCGCTTGGCGCAAACGTATTTCAAGTACAGCGCTATGAAAGTGAAGGCGGCATCCAATTCGGCCCGCGCAGGCGCAAATGGCGGCCGAAGATTGAGGCGAGCTACGCGTCCGAGATAATGGAGCGCTGCCCGTCTGTGAAAGCGGTCGGCGTGGAGTCATGGACGTTCGGGCGGCGCCTGACTCGCGGGGGTGTTGAGACAAATGCCGATCACAGCATCGCCGGAGGATCGATCGAGTTCGCAGCGAATAACTCGCGCTATCTGACTCTGGGACGGCCTGTTACACAGCAAGACATTAACTCTGCGCGTCGGGTTATCGTGCTTGGGTATGACGCCTACAAGCAGCTTTACTTTGGAGCGGATCCTCTGGGCAGCTTCGTGCGTGTTGACGGGCAGAAGTTTGAAGTGATTGGTGTTTTCGAGGAGCGCGGCGAGATGTTCGGGGAGTCGCAGGATCGTGAGAACTGGATACCATTGTCCACCTTTGAGCGCATCTACGGCGAAAAGTCGGTGAACCTAACGGTCCAGGCGTGGGACCCGACCGCCTACCGTAAGGCGCAGTCGGAGGTGATTGAAGCGATGCGCATCATACGTGGGTTGCGGCCGGGTGAAGAGAATAATTTTGGCATGTGGACACCCGATGTGTTGAACAAGCAGTTCACGGAGCAGACTGCGTGGATCGGGATTGCTGCTTTTGGAATATGCGGCATCTCCCTTCTGGTAGCCGGCATTGGCATCATGAACATCATGCTTGTATCTGTCACCGAGCGCACGCGGGAGATCGGGGTGCGGAAGGCCCTTGGCGGAACGCGATCTTCCATTTTGCGTCAGTTCTTGATTGAAGCGACGACGTTGTCTTTGGTGGGCGGGGCGATCGGCATTCTTCTGGGATACGGGGTCGCGATCTTTATCAACAATTATCTGAACTTCCCCGCACCGGTGCCGGTCTGGGCGGTGTTTCTTGCGACGATTTTCTGCACAGCGGTCGGAGTCGGTTTTGGCATGTGGCCGGCGATGAAAGCGTCGCGGCTTGATCCGATCGACGCATTGCGTTACGAATAG
- a CDS encoding BamA/TamA family outer membrane protein translates to MALLLLAWPRFAARADFTLAEYEDWQRYTGWLIRVIEFPGIHSFARANLLEVMATEKPTWLRRYAPIGSRSIFYADDFAADLLRVQNFYRREGFPSAVVRGKVYPNEAKEELRVLVEIEEGSPLLLRNWRFEQVGSARAQMDSARWSRSLPIRSGKRLAETDLQAAADTLVRRLQSISHARAKVTFDTLNVYNDSADVVLIIDAGPYCRFGQTRITGLKQIEESAARRELEYEPYDPYTPRALDETRKNLLRLEAFRMVRTDVDLSQDSDTLDVLIRTEEGNRYFVRLGAGLDAEEGAHVSGQLTDLNFFGRARRFTFETSAADIFNRRGNIDGASGIFNDIERIDRKVGFSLFWPHTPYNATDITIKPSWEYEYKSGTIVRTLSATTRLSATPLHRVAASVSNEFGRQDVLVDTVGSTNVVSTISIESFDIGWDTRDNPLMPRRGHVLSATLSESGLLWDIDNRWWQTVFGGRALIPIDQFTVAAVRGEVGFMGPLHQSTQTPVQERFRLGGVANVRGWGRDMIGPRATDDNNVILGGDHSFFGTFEIQRDVWGPVGLALFTDVGNVWPKAKDAQLSDLYPSAGLGLRFMTIVGPIRLDVGYQLRKNPYDEPPWAYHILLGSPF, encoded by the coding sequence TTGGCCCTCCTTCTGCTCGCGTGGCCTCGCTTCGCCGCGCGCGCTGACTTCACTCTCGCCGAATACGAAGATTGGCAGCGTTATACCGGCTGGCTCATACGCGTCATCGAGTTTCCCGGAATCCACAGCTTCGCTCGCGCCAATCTTCTCGAAGTGATGGCAACTGAGAAACCAACGTGGCTCCGCCGCTATGCCCCCATCGGCAGCCGCTCCATCTTCTACGCCGATGACTTCGCCGCAGACTTGCTCCGTGTTCAGAACTTCTATCGCCGGGAAGGCTTTCCCTCTGCCGTGGTGAGAGGCAAGGTCTACCCGAATGAAGCGAAAGAGGAGCTGCGTGTCCTCGTCGAGATTGAAGAAGGTTCTCCCCTGCTGCTGCGCAATTGGAGATTTGAGCAGGTCGGCTCTGCGCGTGCGCAAATGGATTCCGCTCGCTGGTCGCGATCCTTGCCCATCCGATCCGGCAAGAGACTCGCCGAGACCGATTTGCAGGCTGCGGCGGATACGCTCGTGCGCAGACTGCAATCCATCAGTCACGCACGCGCCAAAGTCACCTTTGACACATTGAATGTCTATAACGACTCCGCCGATGTCGTCCTGATCATCGACGCCGGTCCCTACTGCCGTTTCGGTCAGACGCGAATCACCGGACTCAAACAAATTGAGGAAAGTGCCGCACGTAGAGAGCTTGAATACGAACCTTACGACCCTTACACGCCGCGCGCGCTCGATGAAACACGCAAGAACCTCTTGCGCCTTGAGGCCTTTAGGATGGTCCGCACCGATGTCGACTTATCCCAAGACTCAGACACGCTCGATGTCCTCATTCGCACTGAAGAAGGCAATCGTTATTTCGTGAGACTCGGCGCCGGCTTGGACGCCGAGGAGGGGGCGCACGTCTCCGGTCAGTTAACCGACTTGAATTTCTTCGGACGGGCGCGCCGCTTTACCTTCGAAACTTCCGCCGCTGACATCTTCAATCGCCGTGGAAACATCGACGGCGCTTCCGGCATCTTTAATGATATCGAACGAATCGACCGCAAAGTCGGATTTTCCCTCTTCTGGCCCCACACTCCCTACAACGCGACCGACATTACAATCAAGCCGTCCTGGGAGTACGAGTACAAGAGCGGAACCATTGTCCGTACACTGTCCGCCACAACCCGTCTCTCGGCAACGCCGTTGCACCGAGTGGCTGCATCCGTCTCCAACGAGTTCGGCCGGCAGGATGTCCTCGTTGACACAGTCGGAAGCACAAACGTCGTCAGCACTATTTCCATTGAGTCGTTTGACATCGGATGGGATACCCGCGACAATCCGTTGATGCCGCGGCGCGGGCACGTGCTGAGCGCAACCCTCTCCGAATCCGGTCTGCTCTGGGACATTGACAACCGCTGGTGGCAAACCGTTTTCGGCGGCAGAGCTTTGATTCCCATTGATCAATTCACAGTTGCGGCAGTGCGCGGTGAAGTTGGATTCATGGGTCCTTTGCATCAGTCCACGCAGACTCCCGTGCAGGAACGCTTCCGCCTCGGCGGAGTCGCGAATGTACGCGGCTGGGGACGTGACATGATCGGACCGCGTGCGACAGACGACAATAATGTCATTCTCGGCGGTGACCATTCCTTCTTCGGTACATTCGAAATTCAGCGGGACGTTTGGGGACCCGTCGGACTTGCGCTGTTCACCGACGTGGGAAATGTCTGGCCAAAGGCGAAGGACGCACAGTTAAGCGACCTCTACCCGTCTGCCGGGCTTGGGTTGCGATTCATGACGATTGTGGGACCAATCCGATTGGATGTCGGTTATCAGCTCCGCAAAAATCCTTATGACGAACCGCCGTGGGCCTACCATATTCTGCTGGGGTCACCCTTCTAA
- a CDS encoding GNAT family N-acetyltransferase: MSHLHTPFLRGKKVTLRAVDDADIPLIADLINDPDVYLNLLLTGPNRTQDTREFVDKMSKSEDNQIFAVCGHDDRWIGMMGLIRIDFVHRNATSGVWIGRPEDRGKGYATDAKMLLCYHAFCTLNLHKLYTFSYEFNTASQKFNEKCGYKVEGRRREHLFRAGRYWDSIETGLLRTEWLPIWEKYRENDDLIRVPEPKQD; this comes from the coding sequence GTGTCACATCTTCACACTCCATTCCTGCGCGGAAAGAAGGTCACTTTGCGCGCGGTCGACGATGCGGATATTCCGCTTATCGCCGATTTGATCAATGACCCGGACGTCTATCTTAACCTGCTGCTCACCGGACCAAACCGCACCCAAGATACGCGGGAGTTCGTGGACAAGATGTCGAAGTCTGAGGACAATCAGATCTTCGCAGTTTGTGGACACGACGACCGCTGGATCGGGATGATGGGGCTTATCCGGATCGATTTCGTGCATCGCAATGCGACGTCAGGAGTGTGGATTGGACGTCCGGAGGATAGGGGCAAAGGCTATGCGACGGATGCAAAGATGCTGTTGTGCTATCATGCGTTTTGCACGTTGAATCTCCACAAGCTTTATACATTCAGTTACGAATTCAACACAGCAAGTCAGAAGTTCAACGAAAAGTGCGGATACAAGGTAGAGGGTCGCCGCCGCGAGCACCTATTCCGCGCGGGGCGCTACTGGGATTCGATTGAAACCGGACTGTTACGAACGGAATGGCTGCCGATATGGGAAAAGTATCGAGAGAACGATGATTTGATTCGAGTCCCGGAACCAAAGCAGGATTGA